The Penaeus vannamei isolate JL-2024 chromosome 13, ASM4276789v1, whole genome shotgun sequence genome window below encodes:
- the LOC113811900 gene encoding transcription factor cwo isoform X3: MDNFDGPPGHCLKVESHGGPGRYLPAASSYHSHPSPDPANLSFGSLNDDDDFGFTKKKAVRDPLSHRIIEKRRRDRMNNCLADLSRLIPTYYLKKGRGRIEKTEIIEMAIKYMKHLQAHACNQMENCEVTTKQEWSGNQMEQFHLGYQECMSETMQFLVESEGFFSGDSLCVRLMNHLTKHCEKILNSEGYVMRQNGASSSSSSGYHANSSSTGSSSDGNGNSSSHASESKDTLVTEESAYRSEDRTGTDEQDDKSGAALDSTAGMGSQLREILQQHSGPGGSGDRRCGGYSSGLSSNNSSSGDDSSRLYKFKSNMKHRFSADLEQSHQVRKKRRDSESSCGNYTDCEKDRVTPTGPMSLSRPVAHQEAFAQESNKIIDGGRDSPLLDKNHGSPSPVPKTENQGERNTPLRQAPEPAIGGTVPIFALNQNGSFYVPLTIEQSLVAPIMSGLSDVSPVLHPVSIYVNFCGPCPTVTPNNNINQQNSNQGTPILSHHPTGGRHNLPNHIFSNVSNFESGGYNGRHQTRISGERKRRETARPVTQYEEHRPVITNINDNLEKREPGEVDMREFHDAREARDHHLHDHPQRDVPRDLPPRHDQIHEARDTREQEQVHEVREVRNLRNIRDLREVREMREMRDPAQTVREFIDASSAYPNNTAYSRTHPHWAAAYHIQPKN; this comes from the exons GACCCTCTTTCTCACCGAATCATCGAGAAGCGTCGGCGAGATCGAATGAACAATTGCCTGGCTGATCTCAGTCGACTCATCCCGACTTACTACCTGAAGAAGGGGCGAGGAAGGATCGAGAAGACGGAGATCATTGAGATGGCCATCAAGTACATGAAACATCTCCAGGCCCACGCGTGCAATCAGATGG AAAACTGTGAGGTGACAACCAAGCAAGAATGGTCAGGCAATCAGATGGAGCAGTTCCACCTGGGCTACCAGGAGTGCATGTCGGAGACCATGCAGTTCCTGGTGGAGTCGGAGGGCTTCTTTTCGGGAGACTCGCTGTGCGTCCGGCTCATGAACCATCTCACCAAGCACTGCGAAAAGATCCTCAACA GTGAGGGTTATGTGATGCGGCAGAACGGAGCGAGTTCCTCCTCCTCGAGCGGCTACCATGCTAACAGCTCATCCACCGGATCATCCAGCGACGGCAACGGTAATAGCTCGAGCCATGCGTCCGAGAGTAAGGACACTCTTGTCACAG AAGAATCAGCTTACCGTTCAGAGGATCGAACAGGAACTGATGAGCAGGATGACAAATCTGGGGCAGCACTTGACAGCACAGCTGGTATGGGAAGTCAACTCAGGGAAATCCTTCAACAACATTCGGGTCCTGGAGGAAGTGGTGACAGAAGATGTGGAGGATATTCCTCAGGTCTAAGCTCTAATAATTCCTCAAGTGGAGATGATAGCAGTAGATTATACAAGTTCAAATCCAACATGAAGCACAGGTTTAGTGCTGATCTTGAGCAGTCGCATCAAGTGCGGAAGAAGCGCCGTGATTCAGAATCTTCTTGTGGTAACTACACTGACTGTGAAAAAGACAGAGTGACTCCAACTGGCCCTATGTCTCTTTCAAGGCCTGTAGCTCACCAGGAAGCCTTTGCTCAAGAGTCAAATAAAATTATAGATGGGGGGAGAGACAGCCCTTTGTTGGACAAGAATCATGGTTCTCCTTCACCTGTGCCGAAAACTGAGAACCAAGGTGAGAGAAATACACCGTTGCGGCAAGCTCCAGAGCCTGCCATAGGAGGAACAGTTCCAATATTTGCACTTAACCAGAACGGAAGCTTTTATGTACCTCTCACAATTGAACAGTCATTAGTTGCACCTATTATGTCAGGACTGTCTGACGTTTCTCCAGTCCTTCACCCagtttctatatatgtaaatttttgcGGTCCTTGTCCAACTGTAACAccaaacaataacatcaatcaacAAAATAGTAATCAGGGAACCCCTATATTATCCCACCACCCAACAGGAGGGAGACATAACCTTCCAAACCATATCTTTTCCAATGTGAGTAATTTTGAGTCTGGTGGCTACAATGGAAGACATCAAACTCGTATATCTGGAGAGCGAAAAAGACGTGAAACTGCAAGGCCAGTCACCCAGTATGAAGAACATCGTCCAGTAATtacaaatattaatgacaatcttGAAAAAAGGGAGCCAGGGGAAGTAGATATGAGAGAATTTCATGATGCTCGTGAAGCAAGAGACCACCACCTCCATGATCATCCTCAGCGGGATGTACCACGAGACTTGCCACCAAGACATGATCAGATCCATGAAGCAAGAGATACCAGAGAACAGGAACAAGTTCATGAGGTCCGTGAAGTTAGAAATCTGAGAAATATTCGTGATCTTCGAGAGgtcagagaaatgagggagatgcGAGACCCAGCACAAACAGTGCGTGAGTTTATTGATGCAAGTAGTGCTTACCCAAATAACACAGCATATTCCCGAACTCACCCACACTGGGCAGCAGCTTATCATATTCAACCAAAAAATTAG
- the LOC113811900 gene encoding transcription factor cwo isoform X4, which produces MDNFDGPPGHCLKVERNLSFGSLNDDDDFGFTKKKAVRDPLSHRIIEKRRRDRMNNCLADLSRLIPTYYLKKGRGRIEKTEIIEMAIKYMKHLQAHACNQMENCEVTTKQEWSGNQMEQFHLGYQECMSETMQFLVESEGFFSGDSLCVRLMNHLTKHCEKILNSEGYVMRQNGASSSSSSGYHANSSSTGSSSDGNGNSSSHASESKDTLVTEESAYRSEDRTGTDEQDDKSGAALDSTAGMGSQLREILQQHSGPGGSGDRRCGGYSSGLSSNNSSSGDDSSRLYKFKSNMKHRFSADLEQSHQVRKKRRDSESSCGNYTDCEKDRVTPTGPMSLSRPVAHQEAFAQESNKIIDGGRDSPLLDKNHGSPSPVPKTENQGERNTPLRQAPEPAIGGTVPIFALNQNGSFYVPLTIEQSLVAPIMSGLSDVSPVLHPVSIYVNFCGPCPTVTPNNNINQQNSNQGTPILSHHPTGGRHNLPNHIFSNVSNFESGGYNGRHQTRISGERKRRETARPVTQYEEHRPVITNINDNLEKREPGEVDMREFHDAREARDHHLHDHPQRDVPRDLPPRHDQIHEARDTREQEQVHEVREVRNLRNIRDLREVREMREMRDPAQTVREFIDASSAYPNNTAYSRTHPHWAAAYHIQPKN; this is translated from the exons GACCCTCTTTCTCACCGAATCATCGAGAAGCGTCGGCGAGATCGAATGAACAATTGCCTGGCTGATCTCAGTCGACTCATCCCGACTTACTACCTGAAGAAGGGGCGAGGAAGGATCGAGAAGACGGAGATCATTGAGATGGCCATCAAGTACATGAAACATCTCCAGGCCCACGCGTGCAATCAGATGG AAAACTGTGAGGTGACAACCAAGCAAGAATGGTCAGGCAATCAGATGGAGCAGTTCCACCTGGGCTACCAGGAGTGCATGTCGGAGACCATGCAGTTCCTGGTGGAGTCGGAGGGCTTCTTTTCGGGAGACTCGCTGTGCGTCCGGCTCATGAACCATCTCACCAAGCACTGCGAAAAGATCCTCAACA GTGAGGGTTATGTGATGCGGCAGAACGGAGCGAGTTCCTCCTCCTCGAGCGGCTACCATGCTAACAGCTCATCCACCGGATCATCCAGCGACGGCAACGGTAATAGCTCGAGCCATGCGTCCGAGAGTAAGGACACTCTTGTCACAG AAGAATCAGCTTACCGTTCAGAGGATCGAACAGGAACTGATGAGCAGGATGACAAATCTGGGGCAGCACTTGACAGCACAGCTGGTATGGGAAGTCAACTCAGGGAAATCCTTCAACAACATTCGGGTCCTGGAGGAAGTGGTGACAGAAGATGTGGAGGATATTCCTCAGGTCTAAGCTCTAATAATTCCTCAAGTGGAGATGATAGCAGTAGATTATACAAGTTCAAATCCAACATGAAGCACAGGTTTAGTGCTGATCTTGAGCAGTCGCATCAAGTGCGGAAGAAGCGCCGTGATTCAGAATCTTCTTGTGGTAACTACACTGACTGTGAAAAAGACAGAGTGACTCCAACTGGCCCTATGTCTCTTTCAAGGCCTGTAGCTCACCAGGAAGCCTTTGCTCAAGAGTCAAATAAAATTATAGATGGGGGGAGAGACAGCCCTTTGTTGGACAAGAATCATGGTTCTCCTTCACCTGTGCCGAAAACTGAGAACCAAGGTGAGAGAAATACACCGTTGCGGCAAGCTCCAGAGCCTGCCATAGGAGGAACAGTTCCAATATTTGCACTTAACCAGAACGGAAGCTTTTATGTACCTCTCACAATTGAACAGTCATTAGTTGCACCTATTATGTCAGGACTGTCTGACGTTTCTCCAGTCCTTCACCCagtttctatatatgtaaatttttgcGGTCCTTGTCCAACTGTAACAccaaacaataacatcaatcaacAAAATAGTAATCAGGGAACCCCTATATTATCCCACCACCCAACAGGAGGGAGACATAACCTTCCAAACCATATCTTTTCCAATGTGAGTAATTTTGAGTCTGGTGGCTACAATGGAAGACATCAAACTCGTATATCTGGAGAGCGAAAAAGACGTGAAACTGCAAGGCCAGTCACCCAGTATGAAGAACATCGTCCAGTAATtacaaatattaatgacaatcttGAAAAAAGGGAGCCAGGGGAAGTAGATATGAGAGAATTTCATGATGCTCGTGAAGCAAGAGACCACCACCTCCATGATCATCCTCAGCGGGATGTACCACGAGACTTGCCACCAAGACATGATCAGATCCATGAAGCAAGAGATACCAGAGAACAGGAACAAGTTCATGAGGTCCGTGAAGTTAGAAATCTGAGAAATATTCGTGATCTTCGAGAGgtcagagaaatgagggagatgcGAGACCCAGCACAAACAGTGCGTGAGTTTATTGATGCAAGTAGTGCTTACCCAAATAACACAGCATATTCCCGAACTCACCCACACTGGGCAGCAGCTTATCATATTCAACCAAAAAATTAG